From Chlamydiifrater volucris, one genomic window encodes:
- a CDS encoding tetratricopeptide repeat protein — protein sequence MKKEASSPTSLKDVLIQEDTESFSASLISELRNLVENDLVSEEEKEATFHSLSSTLDKLDKKELFRCFIKLGQELGYKLQNAKILHAVCRHAENYIRRFNNTIDTYDRITVTLIHASSCFEIYQITRQESFLNCSLIGFQNIQQILNFFPQLDLFLVSSHFQHTKKNATPSISESSVNYNIMGKAFLQAYFLSKELEHLTLAKKHLEKALHLHPKNPLFQINYAELLIAWGDRTGCTQPIQEAITILSYAIFYTFNKSLVSPLYSQGRYLYAVALEKLFRLTYSVAHFNHANETLREIAQENPTNADLWLLWGSMLISFGIFSQNPLYVESGLDKLSFLKSKAANPMALTKELAVGIAVLGLHLEEPALFQESRHRIISTLKLFPENVKLLPALGVTQLCDAIYYCDDEKFSVAISCFLTALEDEETVDILERLFDAYLAWGMQKQSPTLLKKGLAVAERLCKLRPEAFIFWRDRGKILYLLAKNTPDVSYTEIFLEESLLHYSKAWKLAQEESIIESWGISLRELGAIKKSRELYDQALNFFHSLYKESRYPPKYTLELVETYLSLSENLGDTESAERAIALLNAYRVDKKDDEDMLLFLGRAYLCLSLGKDGSFSTVAERFLVRCVEKGCLEALYPLSKLYMMLGKEDRAINFFQKALDCGSDISWSQIQQDSIFSKLNLKKLFSSTLRGKQS from the coding sequence ATGAAAAAAGAAGCCTCTAGCCCCACATCTCTTAAAGACGTTCTAATCCAAGAGGATACAGAATCCTTTTCTGCTTCTCTTATCTCTGAGCTTCGGAACTTAGTGGAAAATGATTTAGTATCGGAGGAAGAAAAGGAAGCGACTTTTCACAGCTTATCCTCAACTCTAGACAAATTAGACAAAAAAGAGCTTTTTCGGTGCTTTATAAAGCTCGGCCAAGAATTAGGATATAAGTTACAAAATGCTAAAATACTACACGCGGTATGTCGCCATGCGGAAAACTACATAAGACGCTTCAATAATACTATTGACACGTATGACAGGATAACCGTTACTTTGATTCACGCTTCTTCTTGTTTTGAAATTTATCAAATAACAAGACAAGAAAGTTTTCTAAATTGCTCCCTGATAGGGTTTCAGAACATTCAACAAATACTAAATTTTTTTCCTCAGCTAGATCTATTTCTCGTTTCTTCACATTTTCAGCATACTAAAAAAAATGCAACACCTTCTATCTCAGAAAGCTCTGTTAATTACAACATCATGGGCAAAGCTTTTTTACAAGCATATTTCCTGTCCAAAGAGCTAGAGCACCTTACTTTAGCTAAGAAGCATCTGGAAAAAGCCCTTCATTTACATCCCAAGAATCCATTATTCCAGATTAATTATGCAGAGCTGCTAATCGCCTGGGGGGACAGGACGGGGTGCACGCAACCCATCCAGGAAGCTATCACAATTCTTTCTTATGCAATCTTTTACACCTTTAACAAGTCATTAGTATCACCTTTGTATTCTCAAGGAAGATATCTCTATGCCGTGGCTTTAGAAAAATTATTCCGCCTTACATACTCCGTTGCGCATTTCAATCATGCTAATGAAACTCTGAGAGAGATAGCTCAAGAAAACCCTACGAATGCAGATCTATGGCTTCTCTGGGGAAGCATGTTGATCTCTTTTGGTATATTTAGCCAAAATCCTCTATATGTCGAATCTGGTTTGGATAAGCTATCCTTTTTGAAGAGTAAAGCTGCTAACCCAATGGCACTCACTAAGGAACTTGCTGTAGGCATAGCAGTTTTAGGGCTACACCTGGAGGAACCTGCGCTGTTTCAGGAGAGTAGACATAGGATCATTTCAACCTTAAAACTGTTTCCTGAAAACGTTAAATTGCTTCCAGCTCTTGGAGTCACCCAACTTTGTGATGCTATATATTATTGTGATGATGAAAAGTTCTCTGTCGCGATTTCTTGTTTCCTTACAGCCCTAGAAGATGAAGAGACTGTTGATATTCTAGAGAGACTCTTTGATGCGTACCTGGCGTGGGGAATGCAGAAGCAAAGCCCTACCTTATTAAAAAAAGGTTTGGCCGTAGCAGAAAGACTTTGTAAACTAAGGCCAGAAGCTTTTATTTTTTGGAGGGACAGAGGAAAGATCTTGTATTTGTTAGCAAAGAATACCCCGGACGTCTCATATACGGAAATTTTCCTAGAGGAGTCTCTGCTGCATTATTCTAAAGCATGGAAACTTGCTCAAGAAGAGAGTATTATTGAGTCTTGGGGGATCTCTCTGAGAGAATTGGGAGCTATAAAAAAGAGTAGGGAGTTGTATGACCAGGCTCTTAATTTCTTCCATTCCCTATACAAAGAATCTAGATATCCTCCAAAATATACTTTAGAGTTAGTGGAAACGTATCTGTCGCTATCTGAGAATTTAGGTGACACCGAAAGCGCAGAAAGGGCTATAGCGCTTTTAAATGCTTACAGGGTAGATAAGAAAGATGATGAGGATATGCTTCTCTTTTTAGGAAGGGCTTACTTATGTCTTTCTTTAGGGAAAGATGGAAGCTTCTCTACAGTGGCTGAAAGATTTCTAGTGCGGTGCGTTGAAAAAGGGTGTTTAGAGGCATTGTATCCTCTATCCAAGCTATACATGATGTTAGGAAAAGAGGACCGAGCTATAAACTTTTTTCAAAAGGCCTTAGATTGTGGATCCGATATCTCATGGTCCCAGATACAACAAGATAGTATTTTTAGTAAGTTGAATTTGAAAAAATTATTTTCATCAACTTTAAGAGGCAAACAATCATAA